A window of Gammaproteobacteria bacterium genomic DNA:
ACCCATACCCCACTGTTGAACCACCATCGAAAGGGCTGGGTAAACGAGATAGTTTTTTGTAGACACCATCTTCCTCACTCAATCACAAGCCCCCGCTAGAGGGTTTGCGGTTGATAGTTAGCTTGGTGTTTTAAAACACGAAAGCAAATCTGAACGAGCTTACGCATGGCGGCACACAAAGCAGACATTTTGGTTTTTCCCTGCTTTAGCAGTCGCGTGTATTGGGCTCTTATGTCCGGGTTGTGCTGGGTTGCCACCACAGC
This region includes:
- a CDS encoding IS110 family transposase; the protein is AVVATQHNPDIRAQYTRLLKQGKTKMSALCAAMRKLVQICFRVLKHQANYQPQTL